A section of the Gammaproteobacteria bacterium genome encodes:
- the sppA gene encoding signal peptide peptidase SppA: protein MKQKRNIFVRLFLFLWAVVNNTRKLILNLIVFGIILAVIVASNYQDQQPQITNAALLLNIQGNIVEQKQPHNPIQEISQELSGGPVTDAETLLSDITQAINTASNDDNIKMLVIDSTAMGAASLAKLQTIGRAITAFKLSNKPVYAIGGGFNQHQYYLASYADKILMNHKGMVSIEGFGRYRLYHKSLFDKLKVNTHIFRVGTYKSALEPYMRDDMSQAARLANQAWLDDLWQAYVKDVSTQRDISPVKFDLSLSELIASFKRQQVNFAEFALSQNLVDVIDTDAHIIDQIAEQVGYSKNGLSFNKIPLRAYQRINHFANPIAAPANIAVVIAKGIILNGHQPSGTIGGASTSLLLRQARLDDNIRAVVLRIDSGGGSAYASEQIRQEVLALQAAGKPVVASMGSVAASGGYWIAASADKIIAQPTTITGSIGIFGMINTFEDSLAQLGVYTDGVATKELAGITITRDLPAGFSQLMQTYIEHGYQEFISLVAQARNMSVSQVDSVAQGRVWSGTKALQHGLVDSLGDLDEAIVQAAELAQLDQFESKVIEKKLSPMELFYQQMMSEVIVALGIQPAAPSPLTKLFSQLTQQFELINRFDDPQHVYLYCDECSQ, encoded by the coding sequence GTGTTTGGCATTATTCTCGCTGTCATTGTCGCCAGCAATTATCAAGATCAGCAGCCTCAAATAACCAATGCCGCGTTATTGCTAAACATTCAAGGCAATATTGTTGAGCAAAAGCAGCCGCATAATCCGATCCAAGAAATATCGCAAGAGCTATCGGGTGGTCCAGTTACCGATGCCGAAACCTTGCTTAGTGATATCACCCAAGCGATAAATACCGCCAGTAACGATGACAACATCAAAATGCTGGTGATCGACTCAACAGCAATGGGCGCAGCCTCATTAGCTAAATTGCAGACGATTGGCCGAGCAATTACCGCCTTTAAGCTCAGTAACAAACCCGTTTATGCGATTGGCGGCGGTTTTAATCAGCATCAATACTATTTAGCCAGTTATGCCGACAAAATATTAATGAACCACAAAGGCATGGTCTCTATTGAAGGATTTGGCCGCTATCGTCTGTATCATAAAAGTCTGTTTGACAAATTAAAGGTCAATACCCATATTTTCCGCGTTGGCACTTACAAATCGGCACTCGAACCTTATATGCGTGACGACATGTCGCAAGCCGCAAGACTTGCCAATCAAGCTTGGTTAGATGATTTGTGGCAAGCGTATGTCAAGGATGTTTCAACCCAACGTGACATCAGCCCGGTTAAATTTGATTTGAGCCTGAGCGAATTAATTGCCTCATTTAAACGCCAACAAGTCAACTTTGCTGAGTTTGCATTAAGTCAAAATTTGGTTGATGTTATCGACACCGATGCCCATATTATCGACCAGATAGCTGAGCAGGTCGGTTACTCTAAAAATGGCTTAAGTTTTAATAAAATACCGCTGCGTGCCTATCAACGTATTAATCATTTTGCTAATCCTATAGCGGCGCCGGCTAATATCGCTGTCGTCATAGCCAAAGGCATAATCCTTAATGGCCATCAGCCTAGCGGCACCATTGGCGGCGCAAGCACCTCGTTATTACTGCGCCAAGCACGCCTTGACGATAACATTCGCGCCGTCGTGTTACGGATTGATAGTGGCGGTGGCAGCGCTTATGCATCGGAGCAAATTCGTCAAGAGGTGTTGGCCCTGCAAGCGGCTGGCAAACCTGTAGTTGCCTCAATGGGCAGTGTCGCGGCGTCTGGTGGCTATTGGATTGCAGCAAGTGCTGACAAAATAATCGCTCAGCCAACAACAATTACTGGCTCTATCGGTATTTTCGGCATGATCAATACCTTCGAAGACAGCTTAGCCCAACTGGGTGTTTATACTGACGGTGTCGCCACCAAAGAATTAGCAGGCATTACCATTACCCGTGATTTACCGGCTGGTTTCTCGCAACTGATGCAAACGTATATCGAACACGGGTATCAAGAGTTTATCTCGTTGGTCGCTCAAGCACGTAATATGAGCGTAAGCCAGGTTGATAGTGTTGCCCAAGGCCGAGTTTGGTCTGGCACCAAGGCGTTGCAGCATGGTTTAGTTGACAGTCTTGGTGATTTAGATGAGGCGATAGTGCAAGCGGCAGAACTGGCTCAGTTAGATCAATTTGAGTCAAAAGTTATTGAAAAGAAACTCAGTCCAATGGAACTCTTTTACCAACAAATGATGTCAGAAGTGATTGTAGCATTAGGTATACAACCTGCTGCACCTTCGCCGCTGACTAAACTATTTAGCCAATTAACTCAGCAATTTGAGTTAATTAATCGCTTTGATGATCCACAGCATGTTTATCTTTATTGCGATGAGTGCAGTCAATAA